A region from the Coffea eugenioides isolate CCC68of chromosome 9, Ceug_1.0, whole genome shotgun sequence genome encodes:
- the LOC113783168 gene encoding putative disease resistance protein RGA3 — MADTVLSVILDKILPLAAAETSRAWGVKKALQKLSKKVEMVEALISDAKCKQSTSKAVQLWLKRLQSIARDAEIVLDDFGYEVLRQKVENRKRDKLRNLFSISSSNPISFPLQMANKIKNVSASLEEAYKEAKRIGLHPAQLPMASADHKEDRWTAPFVDESETVGREAEVSKVVSMLISSDCKKDLPVISIVGMGGQGKTTLAQLVLKNENVTKHFDKIIWVCVSDDFRVERLLNHMLQSLGDHSLGEKNAETTTKEALVRRLQENLKGKSYLLVLDDIWNDDPLKWNDMRICLLAIGGAPGSKILATTRSDEVASAMQTSGLHHLDILSDDNSWMLFEKLAFADGGATMTQDLVGIGRRILKKCGGVPLAIKVIGGLLYSKKDASEWSKLEKSEIWNESTDIAKRVMSVLKLSYENLPSWSVKQCFASCSIFPKDAVMEKQSLIQIWMAQGLINDAKGGGGHLQMEDIGSEYFNVLLRSSLLQASPEYGIKYGGMHDLVHDLSLQVSNNRFFNTEDGMEVSHHDEVMHLTIIGSPGKVLKNIEGIPPNLQTLYYLEGDGIMLEDILERSRYLSVLKVGSWHVTHLPNAVGNMKHLRHLDISRTKITALPDSITKLYNLMTLKVRCLEEIPKKFGNLINLRHLEFARGGSGCLFPGIGQLANLRTLPPFRVSQDKGCQLEELEHLRNLRGKLKISGLENVSSFESAAKAKLSEKSSIQGLRLSWNGTKEDCDDNSINSVMEGLQPHPNLKSLAIEGFEGSRLPLWMVLLRNLEQRL, encoded by the exons ATGGCTGACACCGTGCTTAGTGTGATCTTGGATAAGATACTTCCACTTGCTGCCGCCGAGACCAGCCGGGCATGGGGTGTAAAGAAAGCCCTTCAGAAGCTCTCCAAGAAAGTAGAGATGGTGGAAGCTTTGATTTCTGATGCTAAATGCAAGCAATCAACAAGCAAAGCAGTGCAACTCTGGCTCAAAAGGCTCCAGTCCATAGCACGTGATGCTGAGATCGTGTTGGATGACTTCGGATATGAAGTTCTGCGGCAGAAGGTTGAGAATCGGAAGCGCGACAAGCTACGCAACCTCTTTTCtatttcttcctcaaatcctATTTCCTTTCCTCTACAGATGGCTAACAAGATCAAGAATGTTAGCGCATCTCTGGAGGAAGCTTACAAAGAAGCAAAACGGATAGGGCTTCATCCAGCTCAACTACCCATGGCATCTGCTGATCACAAAGAGGATCGGTGGACTGCTCCTTTTGTGGACGAGTCAGAAACGGTGGGAAGGGAGGCTGAGGTATCTAAAGTTGTGAGCATGTTAATTAGCTCAGACTGTAAGAAGGATTTACCCGTCATCTCAATAGTTGGGATGGGTGGCCAGGGTAAAACAACCCTCGCACAGCTGGTGCTAAAAAATGAGAATGTAACGAAGcattttgataaaataatatGGGTTTGTGTGTCTGATGATTTCAGAGTGGAAAGGCTGTTGAACCATATGCTTCAATCCCTCGGGGATCATTCCCTCGGGGAAAAGAATGCTGAGACGACAACCAAGGAAGCATTGGTAAGGAGGCTTCAAGAAAATCTGAAAGGAAAAAGTTACTTGCTTGTCCTTGATGATATTTGGAATGACGATCCACTGAAATGGAATGACATGAGGATATGTTTGTTAGCAATTGGGGGTGCTCCAGGAAGCAAAATATTGGCTACCACACGTAGCGATGAGGTAGCCTCAGCAATGCAAACATCTGGTTTGCATCATCTAGACATCCTCTCAGATGATAATAGCTGGATGTTGTTTGAAAAACTAGCATTTGCAGACGGTGGTGCAACAATGACTCAAGATCTGGTGGGCATTGGCAGAAGGATACTGAAAAAGTGCGGCGGCGTGCCATTAGCGATCAAAGTGATCGGGGGTTTGTTGTATTCCAAAAAGGATGCCTCTGAATGGTCGAAGCTTGAGAAGAGTGAAATATGGAACGAGTCGACCGATATTGCAAAACGAGTCATGTCTGTCCTGAAGCTGAGTTACGAGAACTTACCTTCATGGTCAGTGAAACAATGCTTCGCAAGTTGTTCCATCTTCCCGAAGGACGCTGTCATGGAAAAACAAAGCTTGATACAGATTTGGATGGCCCAGGGATTGATTAATGATGCCAAGGGAGGAGGAGGTCATTTGCAAATGGAGGATATAGGCAGTGAGTATTTCAACGTATTGCTTCGGAGTTCTTTGTTGCAAGCTTCTCCTGAGTACGGAATCAAGTACGGCGGGATGCACGACCTTGTGCATGATCTTTCACTGCAAGTGTCAAATAATCGTTTCTTCAACACAGAGGATGGCATGGAAGTCAGTCATCATGATGAAGTTATGCATTTGACCATCATTGGGAGTCCAGGGAAGGTGTTAAAGAATATCGAAGGGATTCCTCCAAATTTGCAAACGCTTTATTATCTTGAGGGTGATGGTATTATGCTCGAAGACATCTTGGAAAGGTCTAGATACCTTTCTGTATTAAAAGTAGGCAGCTGGCATGTTACTCATCTCCCGAATGCAGTGGGTAATATGAAACATTTAAGACATCTTGATATCAGTCGAACTAAAATCACCGCTCTGCCAGATTCCATCACAAAGCTCTACAATTTGATGACCTTGAAGGTACGTTGCTTGGAAGAGATACCTAAGAAGTTTGGCAATCTAATTAACTTGAGGCATCTCGAGTTTGCTAGAGGGGGGTCCGGATGTTTGTTCCCTGGAATCGGGCAGTTGGCTAATCTTCGGACGTTGCCCCCCTTCAGGGTAAGCCAAGACAAGGGATGTCAACTTGAGGAGTTGGAACACTTGCGTAACCTCCGAGGCAAGCTAAAAATTTCTGGACTTGAAAATGTGAGCAGCTTTGAATCCGCAGCAAAAGCAAAGTTGTCCGAAAAATCAAGCATTCAAGGTTTAAGACTTTCGTGGAACGGCACGAAAGAAGATTGCGACGACAACAGTATCAACAGTGTCATGGAAGGTCTCCAACCTCACCCAAACTTGAAAAGTTTAGCCATTGAGGGTTTCGAAGGTTCAAGGTTGCCGTTGTGGATGGTACTTCTTCGGAATCTG GAGCAGCGCTTGTAG
- the LOC113782814 gene encoding putative disease resistance protein RGA3: protein MGSLEEWSDAMVPSDSSSSIKVFPNLRDLTISDLPKLAVLPDMENLTSLKELEIQECGSLACIRNLNSLASLESLHLYSCPALLDASLDMENLRELIISGCDKLNPSLSNNLEKFTSLERLEIRSHDPGCWPIMVLHRLANLRSLTLGGFSDILDLDHFPWPHSITNLVSLETLRLYGWPKITSLPDQIQHISTLTSLEIWEFEGLEVLPEWMGSLRNLRELWIGDCSNLRQLPSAEAMRHLTNLNELRIYNCPLLAKRCIKGSGAEWPKIAHIPLVVIDFNKV, encoded by the coding sequence ATGGGAAGTCTAGAGGAGTGGTCAGATGCAATGGTTCCCTCGGATTCTTCTTCATCAATTAAGGTATTCCCTAATCTCCGGGACTTGACAATTTCCGATCTCCCCAAGTTGGCTGTTCTACCGGATATGGAGAACTTGACATCTCTTAAGGAGTTAGAGATACAAGAATGTGGAAGTTTGGCTTGTATAAGGAATTTGAATAGCCTTGCATCTCTCGAATCCTTACACTTATATAGCTGCCCTGCTTTATTAGATGCTTCTCTGGATATGGAAAACCTACGTGAATTAATCATCTCAGGATGTGATAAGTTGAATCCTTCTTTGAGTAATAATCTTGAGAAGTTCACGTCACTCGAGCGGTTGGAGATCCGCTCTCATGACCCTGGTTGTTGGCCAATTATGGTTCTCCACCGTCTAGCCAACCTCAGATCGTTGACTCTCGGTGGCTTCTCTGACATCCTTGACCTTGATCATTTCCCGTGGCCACACTCCATCACCAATCTCGTCTCGCTGGAAACACTTCGATTGTATGGATGGCCAAAAATCACGTCTCTCCCAGACCAAATTCAGCATATCTCTACCTTGACGTCTCTAGAGATATGGGAGTTTGAGGGGTTGGAAGTTCTTCCAGAGTGGATGGGTAGCCTTCGGAATCTTCGAGAATTGTGGATTGGTGATTGCTCTAACCTCAGACAGTTGCCCTCCGCAGAAGCAATGCGACACCTCACCAATTTAAATGAGCTACGTATCTACAACTGTCCTCTTTTAGCAAAGAGATGCATCAAAGGAAGTGGCGCAGAGTGGCCCAAGATTGCACATATTCCCCTTGTTGTTATCGATTTCAACAAAGTTTGA